The following are encoded in a window of Saccharothrix longispora genomic DNA:
- a CDS encoding DEAD/DEAH box helicase, with amino-acid sequence MFVLHAVGVSGGRVALWAEGSVLPPRVEGRVGRRVVAHPFAVDGDDLRSLVGGVPGGAMTVRLPSFASGPVASPGLVREGSGRGVVRWREWEVPVVRWDGEVADGLADCRLGASARFLNDVARFGRDLVRRGRVLPSIDDRGRARWRAALSGADSTRWAALVAETPPAFLAAGGAEDVVPGVLDALVDRDVRAALPDAGTGSRRGGVVGAFVRALAGPPDVVGAYHEVGGDADDEVEGEVARLRDALDGWRSRGLRESPVRTCFRLSSPDHGGHLEDGWRLEFLLQAVDEPSVLVHAEQVWRGKATVLRRWVDRAEDVLLGDLGRASRLYPALDRALRAKRPAEVELDVEGAHEFLEHAALLAQAGFGVLLPSWWRQPRRLGLRLEAESRGTAGVVAKESELGLKVLVDYHWELALGDEVLSESELTALARAKVPLVRVRGQWVHVDRERLAAGLAFLERGGGQMTAAQVLLMNAEDAELPLPLNGVDATGWLGDLLSGRVEHQLEPVEHPAGLVADLRPYQRRGLAWLAFLDRLGLGACLADDMGLGKTVQLLALEAHNRQHGARLPTLLVCPMSVVGNWQREAARFTPGLEVRVHHGADRVLDVDCDLVITTYAVVSRDAGALAGVQWDRVVLDEAQNVKNSSTRQSQVVRSLPARHRVALTGTPVENRLAELWSVMDFVNPGVLGTISAFRARFAVPIERHHDEEAAVRLRRITGPFVLRRLKTDPRVITDLPDKIEVTQLCTLTPEQASLYQAVVDDMLGRIAEAEGVKRKGLVLATMSRLKQVCNHPAQLLGDGSRVAGRSGKVARLEEILDEALADGDKALCFTQFTGFGSLVVPHLAARFDTEVLFLHGGTPKGRRDEMVRRFQGEDGPSIFVLSLKAGGTGLNLTAANHVVHLDRWWNPAVEDQATDRAFRIGQRNHVQVRKFVTVGTLEERIDRMIEEKRGLAQLVVGAGEDWLTELSTNELRELFALSGEAVGA; translated from the coding sequence GTGTTCGTGCTGCACGCCGTGGGCGTGAGTGGTGGGCGGGTGGCCCTCTGGGCCGAGGGTTCGGTGCTGCCCCCTCGCGTCGAGGGGCGTGTGGGCCGGCGGGTGGTCGCCCACCCGTTCGCGGTCGACGGCGACGACCTGCGGTCGCTGGTCGGGGGCGTCCCGGGCGGGGCGATGACGGTCCGGTTGCCCTCCTTCGCCTCCGGGCCGGTGGCCTCTCCCGGGTTGGTGCGCGAGGGGTCCGGCCGCGGGGTCGTGCGGTGGCGGGAGTGGGAGGTCCCCGTCGTCCGGTGGGACGGCGAGGTCGCCGACGGGCTCGCCGACTGCCGACTGGGCGCTTCCGCGCGCTTCCTGAACGACGTGGCGCGGTTCGGGCGCGACCTCGTCCGGCGGGGCCGGGTGCTGCCCTCGATCGACGACCGGGGGCGAGCCCGGTGGCGTGCCGCGCTGTCCGGGGCCGACTCGACCCGGTGGGCGGCGCTGGTGGCGGAGACGCCGCCGGCCTTCCTGGCCGCGGGCGGCGCGGAGGACGTCGTCCCGGGGGTCCTCGACGCGCTCGTGGACCGGGACGTGCGGGCCGCGCTGCCCGACGCCGGGACCGGCTCCCGGCGGGGCGGTGTGGTCGGGGCGTTCGTGCGGGCGCTGGCCGGCCCGCCGGACGTCGTGGGCGCGTACCACGAGGTGGGCGGTGACGCGGACGACGAGGTGGAGGGCGAGGTCGCCCGGCTGCGTGACGCGCTCGACGGGTGGCGGTCCCGGGGGTTGCGCGAGAGTCCTGTCCGGACGTGCTTCCGGCTCAGCTCGCCCGACCACGGCGGTCACCTGGAGGACGGCTGGCGGTTGGAGTTCCTGCTCCAGGCCGTGGACGAGCCGAGCGTCCTGGTGCACGCCGAGCAGGTGTGGCGGGGCAAGGCGACCGTGCTGCGGCGGTGGGTCGACCGGGCCGAGGACGTGCTGCTCGGCGACCTCGGCCGGGCGAGCCGGCTGTACCCGGCGCTCGACCGGGCGCTCCGGGCCAAGCGACCGGCCGAGGTGGAGCTGGACGTCGAGGGCGCCCACGAGTTCCTCGAACACGCGGCGCTGCTGGCGCAGGCCGGGTTCGGGGTGCTGCTGCCCTCGTGGTGGCGGCAGCCCCGTCGGTTGGGGTTGCGGTTGGAGGCCGAGAGCCGGGGCACGGCGGGCGTGGTCGCGAAGGAGAGCGAGCTCGGGCTCAAGGTGCTCGTCGACTACCACTGGGAGCTGGCGCTCGGGGACGAGGTGCTGAGCGAGTCCGAGCTGACCGCGTTGGCGCGCGCCAAGGTGCCGCTGGTCCGCGTGCGCGGGCAGTGGGTGCACGTCGACCGCGAGCGGTTGGCGGCGGGGCTCGCGTTCCTGGAGCGCGGCGGCGGGCAGATGACGGCCGCCCAGGTGCTGCTGATGAACGCCGAGGACGCCGAGCTGCCGTTGCCGCTCAACGGCGTCGACGCCACGGGCTGGTTGGGCGACCTGCTGTCGGGCCGGGTGGAGCACCAGCTGGAACCGGTGGAGCACCCGGCGGGCCTGGTGGCCGACCTGCGCCCCTACCAGCGGCGCGGGTTGGCGTGGCTCGCGTTCCTCGACCGGCTCGGGTTGGGCGCGTGCCTGGCCGATGACATGGGTCTGGGCAAGACGGTGCAGCTGCTGGCCCTGGAGGCCCACAACCGGCAGCACGGGGCGCGGCTGCCGACGCTGCTGGTGTGCCCGATGTCCGTGGTCGGCAACTGGCAGCGCGAGGCCGCGCGGTTCACGCCCGGGCTGGAGGTGCGGGTCCACCACGGCGCGGACCGGGTGCTCGACGTCGACTGCGACCTGGTCATCACGACGTACGCGGTGGTCTCGCGCGACGCCGGCGCGCTCGCCGGGGTCCAGTGGGACCGGGTGGTGCTCGACGAGGCGCAGAACGTCAAGAACAGCTCGACGAGGCAGTCGCAGGTGGTGCGGTCGCTGCCCGCGCGGCACCGGGTGGCGCTGACCGGCACGCCGGTGGAGAACCGGCTGGCCGAGCTGTGGTCCGTGATGGACTTCGTCAACCCCGGTGTGCTGGGCACGATCAGCGCGTTCCGCGCCCGCTTCGCGGTGCCGATCGAACGCCACCACGACGAGGAGGCGGCCGTGCGGCTGCGGCGGATCACCGGGCCGTTCGTGCTGCGCCGCCTCAAGACCGACCCGCGGGTCATCACCGACCTGCCGGACAAGATCGAGGTCACGCAGCTGTGCACGCTCACGCCCGAGCAGGCGTCGCTGTACCAGGCCGTGGTGGACGACATGCTCGGGCGCATCGCCGAGGCGGAGGGCGTCAAGCGCAAGGGCCTGGTGCTGGCCACGATGTCGCGGCTCAAGCAGGTCTGCAACCACCCGGCGCAGCTCCTCGGCGACGGGTCGCGCGTCGCGGGCCGCTCGGGCAAGGTGGCGCGGCTGGAGGAGATCCTCGACGAGGCGCTGGCCGACGGCGACAAGGCGTTGTGCTTCACCCAGTTCACGGGGTTCGGCTCGCTGGTCGTGCCGCACCTGGCCGCGCGGTTCGACACCGAGGTGCTGTTCCTGCACGGCGGGACGCCGAAGGGCAGGCGGGACGAGATGGTGCGGCGGTTCCAGGGGGAGGACGGGCCGTCGATCTTCGTGCTGTCGCTCAAGGCGGGCGGCACCGGGCTGAACCTGACGGCCGCCAACCACGTCGTGCACCTCGACCGGTGGTGGAACCCGGCGGTGGAGGACCAGGCGACCGACCGGGCGTTCCGGATCGGTCAGCGCAACCACGTGCAGGTGCGCAAGTTCGTCACCGTCGGGACGCTGGAGGAGCGCATCGACCGGATGATCGAGGAGAAGCGGGGCCTGGCGCAGCTCGTGGTCGGCGCGGGCGAGGACTGGCTGACCGAGTTGTCCACGAACGAGTTGCGCGAGCTGTTCGCGCTGTCCGGGGAGGCCGTCGGTGCCTGA
- a CDS encoding GlsB/YeaQ/YmgE family stress response membrane protein yields the protein MEITGLISALVIGVVVGGLGRLVVPGRQRISMLTTLLVGIAAALVGTFAASVLGVSDTSGVDWVEAALQVGLAGVGVTALTRSRAHQYR from the coding sequence GTGGAGATCACCGGGCTCATCTCGGCGCTCGTCATCGGTGTGGTCGTCGGCGGCCTGGGGCGGTTGGTCGTGCCGGGCAGGCAGAGGATCTCGATGCTCACGACCCTGCTGGTGGGCATCGCGGCGGCTCTCGTGGGGACCTTCGCGGCCTCGGTGCTGGGCGTGTCCGACACGAGCGGCGTCGACTGGGTCGAGGCGGCCCTCCAGGTCGGCCTGGCCGGCGTGGGCGTCACCGCGCTGACCCGCTCCCGGGCCCACCAGTACCGGTGA
- a CDS encoding DNA cytosine methyltransferase — protein MIDLFAGCGGMTSGFVAAGGYAPVMAVEWDLHAAATYAANFGEGHMRWSDIASIPDEEIPEADVIVGGPPCQGFSNLGSRDVDDPRNSLWREYLRFVRRAEPAVFVIENVDRFLSSTEFALLQAETEDYELSAGVLLAADFGVPQRRRRAIVIGSRVGRIPLPSPTHPRERWHTVGDVLRGLPEKPLTTALPASVVEFFGRELPGAFASADLHIGRTPTALSLERYRHVPPGGGRFDLPDELLPRCWREKKTGTTDVMGRMRWDAPSLTIRTEFYKPEKGRYLHPQWEPGLSGHRVDRPITHLEAARLQSFPDSFEWCGSKVEVARQIGNAVPPSLARAIAEHLKPYLTGESPADRSCDLCRRPRIVGPPR, from the coding sequence ATGATCGACCTGTTCGCCGGCTGTGGCGGCATGACCTCCGGGTTCGTCGCGGCCGGTGGCTACGCGCCGGTCATGGCGGTGGAGTGGGACCTGCACGCGGCGGCGACGTACGCGGCGAACTTCGGCGAGGGCCACATGCGGTGGTCCGACATCGCTTCCATCCCCGACGAGGAGATCCCCGAGGCGGACGTGATCGTCGGCGGGCCGCCGTGCCAGGGGTTCTCCAACCTCGGGTCGCGCGACGTCGACGACCCGCGCAACTCGCTGTGGCGCGAGTACCTGCGGTTCGTGCGGCGCGCGGAGCCCGCGGTGTTCGTGATCGAGAACGTGGACCGGTTCCTGTCCTCGACCGAGTTCGCGCTGCTCCAGGCCGAGACGGAGGACTACGAGCTGTCGGCGGGGGTGCTGCTGGCGGCGGATTTCGGCGTGCCGCAGCGGCGGCGGCGGGCGATCGTGATCGGGTCGCGGGTCGGGCGCATCCCGCTGCCCTCGCCGACGCACCCGCGCGAGCGCTGGCACACCGTGGGCGACGTGCTGCGCGGCCTGCCGGAGAAGCCGCTGACGACGGCGCTGCCCGCGTCGGTGGTCGAGTTCTTCGGCCGTGAGCTGCCCGGTGCGTTCGCGAGCGCGGACCTGCACATCGGGCGCACGCCGACCGCGCTGTCGCTGGAGCGGTACCGGCACGTCCCACCCGGTGGTGGCCGGTTCGACCTGCCCGACGAGCTGCTGCCCCGGTGCTGGCGGGAGAAGAAGACCGGCACGACGGACGTCATGGGCCGGATGCGGTGGGACGCGCCGTCGTTGACCATCCGCACCGAGTTCTACAAGCCGGAGAAGGGCCGCTACCTGCACCCGCAGTGGGAACCCGGGCTGTCCGGGCACCGCGTGGACCGGCCGATCACGCACCTGGAGGCCGCGCGGCTCCAGTCGTTCCCCGACTCCTTCGAGTGGTGCGGGTCGAAGGTCGAGGTGGCCCGCCAGATCGGCAACGCCGTGCCGCCGTCGCTGGCGCGGGCCATCGCCGAGCACCTCAAGCCGTACCTGACGGGTGAATCCCCGGCGGACCGGTCCTGCGACCTCTGCCGCCGACCCCGGATTGTCGGACCCCCTCGCTAG
- a CDS encoding very short patch repair endonuclease — translation MSRQRSRDTGIEVALRRELHRLGLRYRVHRRPVRAVRREADVVFGPARVAVFVDGCFWHGCPEHGTWPKRNGDFWRAKIEANRARDANTDQRLAEEGWLSVRVWEHEDPTEAADRVRAAVLERRGAGGAGRLP, via the coding sequence ATGAGCAGGCAGCGCTCGCGCGACACGGGGATCGAGGTGGCGCTGCGGCGTGAACTGCACCGCCTCGGCCTGCGCTACCGGGTGCACCGGCGGCCGGTGCGCGCCGTGCGGCGGGAGGCGGACGTGGTGTTCGGACCCGCGCGCGTGGCCGTGTTCGTCGACGGCTGCTTCTGGCACGGCTGCCCGGAGCACGGCACGTGGCCCAAGCGCAACGGCGACTTCTGGCGCGCCAAGATCGAGGCCAACCGGGCGCGCGACGCGAACACCGACCAGCGGCTGGCCGAGGAGGGGTGGCTGTCGGTGCGGGTGTGGGAGCACGAGGACCCGACCGAGGCCGCGGACCGGGTGCGGGCCGCGGTGCTGGAGCGGCGGGGTGCGGGCGGGGCCGGTCGGCTACCGTGA
- a CDS encoding DUF2786 domain-containing protein: protein MDSLHDTLWRAAANRRARLPRTSGLPAADVDAAVGEVLRRALEHVWEHGWMPHDVYEAVRRDADERALSFLVDAVAADTARHTALHPRWRAQVDGIGAEVWWDTGEPHLEQWARRHIELREDAVAAAVAVLGVLISLPGLPVIVPRPGTPMAAFDHRGVDPKVLNRVRGLLAKAESTAFPEEAEALSTKAQELVTRHALERMPVEAATTTSRRLWLDRKYFDGKAQVVHVVARANRCRAVVYDLGFVALVGEELDLEIVELLSASLLVQATRAMVAAGDGARKGDEARSAAYRKSFLLSYAHRVGERLEAANAVPEDDRLLPVLAERRKAVDEYFGAMFTRTVAKTTPVRSAAGWDAGRSAADRANLSVG from the coding sequence GTGGACTCCCTGCACGATACGTTGTGGCGGGCCGCGGCGAACCGCCGGGCCAGGCTGCCGCGCACCTCCGGACTGCCGGCCGCCGACGTGGACGCCGCGGTCGGCGAGGTGCTGCGGCGTGCCCTGGAGCACGTCTGGGAGCACGGCTGGATGCCGCACGACGTGTACGAGGCGGTGCGGCGCGACGCGGACGAGCGCGCGCTGTCGTTCCTCGTGGACGCCGTCGCGGCGGACACCGCGCGGCACACCGCCCTGCACCCGCGCTGGCGGGCCCAGGTGGACGGCATCGGGGCCGAGGTCTGGTGGGACACCGGCGAACCGCACCTGGAGCAGTGGGCGCGGCGGCACATCGAGCTGCGCGAGGACGCGGTGGCCGCGGCGGTGGCGGTGCTCGGCGTGCTGATCTCGTTGCCGGGCCTGCCGGTGATCGTGCCGCGGCCGGGCACGCCGATGGCCGCGTTCGACCACCGCGGCGTGGACCCGAAGGTCCTCAACCGGGTGCGCGGGCTGCTGGCGAAGGCCGAGTCGACCGCGTTCCCCGAGGAGGCGGAGGCGCTGTCGACCAAGGCCCAGGAGCTGGTGACGCGGCACGCCCTGGAGCGGATGCCGGTGGAGGCGGCGACGACGACGTCGCGGCGGCTGTGGCTGGACCGGAAGTACTTCGACGGGAAGGCGCAGGTCGTGCACGTCGTCGCGCGGGCCAACCGGTGCCGCGCCGTGGTGTACGACCTGGGGTTCGTGGCGCTGGTCGGCGAGGAGCTGGACCTGGAGATCGTGGAGCTGCTGTCGGCGTCGCTGCTGGTGCAGGCGACGCGCGCGATGGTGGCTGCGGGCGACGGGGCGCGCAAGGGCGACGAGGCGCGGTCCGCGGCGTACCGCAAGTCCTTCCTGCTCTCCTACGCGCACCGGGTCGGGGAACGGCTGGAGGCGGCCAACGCGGTGCCCGAGGACGACCGGCTGCTGCCCGTGCTGGCCGAGCGGCGCAAGGCGGTGGACGAGTACTTCGGGGCGATGTTCACGCGGACGGTCGCGAAGACGACGCCCGTGCGCAGCGCGGCGGGGTGGGACGCGGGCCGTTCGGCGGCGGACCGGGCGAACCTGTCGGTCGGTTGA
- a CDS encoding ATP-binding protein, producing the protein MSRSGEARDGRDCSYNLLSGEVRGGVVQAAEVHGDIVFHNAPSTPAPVPRQLLAAPAHFTDRRDELDQLAGFLGESRNHGTRMLAVLSGPGGIGKTALALQWAHDVGDLFGDGQLYVDLAGFSGARPVLPEEALGLFLRGLGVPSREVPADLAEQAALYRSLTADKKLLVLLDNAHSAAQVRPLAPNSPSSAVLVTSRSRLTGLVAEGARLLDVGPLATSSALRLLAKVVGRRVDDEPDPAKALVRMCGGLPIAVRVAAARLATRPKWSVRKVLAELGDERRRLSVLSAPELSVQTTFDVSYRTLQPPAATLYRRLGLHPGQEFSASVAASVLDADDDPLTSLEELVDGNLVESVGEGRYRFHDLLRLHARNKAAAEDGAAGSERAVRRMVEWYLMGAMAADRVVTPHRRRLDYAFTTEPEDVPEFADRESALAWLEEERPNLVVCGRVASEKSWWELSWQLADVMWPLLLHKKHYRDRLEVDERGIEAGRRWGNAFAEWEMLKRFGMACTTLGRYDEARTSLEASAGLARSMADPRAVAAVREASALLQVARGDLEGAAVLFADLAVDYRGMAEDRGLGLTLINLGGVLPRLGRTDEAMAVLDEAEALLGGLVEPDPYNAARVVVARAEAHLLADRPAQAERAALDAVKAMDALGSSRGSADSHRLAARALERSGRVEEAAEHWALALRLYRGIDSSRAAEIAQRLERPGGDLEPPARDG; encoded by the coding sequence ATGTCGCGATCGGGTGAGGCGCGGGACGGCCGCGATTGTTCCTACAACCTGCTGTCCGGGGAGGTCCGCGGAGGTGTCGTCCAGGCGGCGGAGGTGCACGGCGACATCGTGTTCCACAATGCACCGTCCACTCCGGCCCCGGTGCCACGCCAATTGCTGGCCGCTCCGGCGCATTTCACCGACCGTCGTGACGAATTAGACCAATTGGCCGGCTTCCTGGGGGAGAGCAGGAACCACGGGACGCGCATGCTCGCGGTGCTCAGCGGTCCCGGTGGCATCGGCAAGACGGCGCTCGCGCTCCAGTGGGCCCACGACGTGGGGGACCTGTTCGGCGACGGTCAGCTCTACGTGGACCTCGCCGGGTTCAGCGGTGCGCGACCGGTCCTGCCGGAAGAGGCGCTGGGCCTGTTCCTGCGCGGTCTCGGCGTGCCGTCCCGGGAAGTGCCCGCGGACCTCGCCGAGCAGGCCGCGCTGTACCGCTCGCTCACCGCGGACAAGAAGCTCCTCGTGCTGCTCGACAACGCCCATTCGGCGGCCCAGGTCAGGCCGCTCGCGCCGAACTCGCCCTCCAGCGCCGTTCTGGTGACCAGCCGCAGCCGGTTGACCGGTCTGGTCGCCGAGGGGGCGCGGCTGCTCGATGTCGGACCGCTGGCCACGTCGTCGGCGCTGCGGTTGCTGGCCAAGGTCGTGGGCAGGCGCGTCGACGACGAGCCCGATCCGGCCAAGGCCCTGGTGCGCATGTGCGGTGGCCTGCCGATCGCGGTGCGGGTGGCCGCGGCGCGGCTCGCGACCAGGCCGAAGTGGTCCGTGCGGAAGGTGCTCGCCGAACTGGGCGACGAACGCCGTCGGTTGTCGGTGCTGTCCGCGCCCGAGCTGTCCGTGCAGACGACGTTCGACGTCTCCTATCGGACGCTCCAGCCACCTGCGGCGACCCTCTACCGCAGGCTCGGCCTGCACCCCGGGCAGGAGTTCAGCGCCTCGGTCGCCGCGTCGGTGCTCGACGCCGACGACGACCCGCTGACGTCCCTGGAGGAACTGGTGGACGGCAACCTCGTGGAATCGGTGGGTGAGGGCCGCTACCGGTTCCACGACCTGCTGCGGCTGCACGCCCGGAACAAGGCCGCCGCCGAGGACGGCGCCGCCGGGTCGGAGCGGGCCGTGCGGCGGATGGTCGAGTGGTACCTGATGGGCGCCATGGCGGCCGACCGCGTCGTCACGCCGCACCGCAGGCGGCTGGACTACGCGTTCACCACGGAGCCGGAGGACGTGCCGGAGTTCGCGGACCGGGAGTCCGCGCTGGCCTGGTTGGAGGAGGAACGACCGAACCTGGTCGTGTGCGGTCGCGTCGCCTCGGAGAAGAGCTGGTGGGAACTCTCGTGGCAGCTCGCGGACGTCATGTGGCCGCTGCTGTTGCACAAGAAGCACTACCGGGACCGGCTGGAGGTCGACGAACGGGGAATCGAGGCCGGGCGGCGGTGGGGCAACGCCTTCGCGGAGTGGGAGATGCTGAAACGGTTCGGCATGGCGTGCACGACGCTGGGCCGGTACGACGAGGCGCGCACCAGCCTGGAGGCGTCCGCCGGTCTCGCCCGATCGATGGCCGACCCGCGGGCCGTCGCCGCGGTGCGGGAAGCCTCGGCCCTCCTCCAGGTCGCACGCGGCGACCTGGAGGGCGCGGCCGTGCTGTTCGCGGACCTGGCGGTGGACTACCGAGGGATGGCCGAGGACCGGGGCCTCGGCCTCACGCTGATCAACCTCGGCGGGGTGCTGCCCAGGCTCGGCAGGACCGACGAGGCGATGGCCGTGCTCGACGAGGCCGAAGCGCTCCTGGGCGGACTGGTCGAGCCCGACCCCTACAACGCGGCCCGCGTCGTGGTGGCCCGCGCCGAGGCGCACCTGCTGGCCGACCGGCCCGCGCAGGCCGAGCGCGCGGCGCTCGACGCGGTGAAGGCGATGGACGCCCTGGGCTCGTCGAGGGGATCCGCCGATTCGCACCGGCTGGCGGCCCGGGCGCTGGAGCGGTCGGGGCGGGTCGAGGAGGCCGCAGAGCACTGGGCACTGGCTCTGCGGCTCTACCGCGGCATCGATTCCTCACGAGCGGCCGAGATCGCCCAACGGCTCGAACGGCCCGGCGGCGACCTCGAGCCACCCGCACGCGACGGCTGA